A single genomic interval of Juglans regia cultivar Chandler chromosome 1, Walnut 2.0, whole genome shotgun sequence harbors:
- the LOC108986634 gene encoding 60S acidic ribosomal protein P2-1-like, with protein CLDWFNVVETLCVLGVLVLGGNISPSTENLKDILGSVGAKVVDDKIEMLLSEVKGKDITELIASGREKLAYVPSSGGGSIAIATIGGGDGAAAAATAAEPNKEEKVEEKEESDDDMGFSLFD; from the coding sequence tgcTTGGATTGGTTCAATGTTGTTGAAACTTTGTGTGTTTTGGGGGTTTTAGTTTTGGGAGGGAACATCAGCCCTTCAACTGAGAATTTGAAAGACATCCTTGGATCCGTTGGAGCTAAAGTTGTTGATGATAAGATTGAGATGCTCCTATCTGAGGTGAAGGGTAAAGACATTACTGAACTTATTGCATCTGGAAGAGAGAAATTGGCATATGTCCCTTCTAGTGGTGGTGGTTCTATTGCAATTGCAACAATAGGTGGTGGCGAcggtgctgctgctgctgctactGCAGCAGAGCCAAATAAAGAGGAAAAGgtggaagagaaagaggaaTCAGACGATGATATGGGCTTCAGTCTGTTTGATTGA